In Candidatus Hydrogenedentota bacterium, the following are encoded in one genomic region:
- a CDS encoding lipopolysaccharide kinase InaA family protein, which translates to MRIWRCHDFPVESVMDALRLPGSLLKASHKSETKRVGTWVVKRSRQRGIGALFRHTLLRGRSRRVWTAARHLENHGVSIPKAFAYVEFGRFGLRWGHAFICEYLDAHVDVEAFADSMIQRGSNESETVAYLERLAEAVNCLCSSGATHRDLAGKNILTQDGERFTFIDLDAVTLDGAYTEEARLRAHIQLYDSFNDRWSDHVLKPFLMHMLPDPHGIDSWFERVKAGQKSRRARTEAIWREQGKL; encoded by the coding sequence ATGCGGATTTGGCGTTGTCACGATTTCCCTGTCGAGTCGGTCATGGATGCGTTGCGGCTACCCGGTTCACTGCTCAAGGCCTCGCACAAATCGGAGACCAAACGCGTCGGGACGTGGGTGGTCAAGCGTAGCCGGCAGCGGGGAATAGGGGCCTTGTTTCGCCATACCCTTCTGCGGGGGCGCAGTAGACGTGTCTGGACTGCCGCACGGCATCTTGAGAATCATGGAGTCAGCATTCCCAAGGCGTTTGCCTACGTCGAGTTTGGCCGCTTCGGCCTCCGCTGGGGACATGCCTTCATCTGCGAATATCTGGACGCGCATGTGGATGTCGAGGCGTTCGCGGACTCCATGATTCAGCGGGGGTCCAATGAAAGCGAGACCGTTGCCTATCTGGAACGTCTTGCGGAAGCGGTGAATTGCCTCTGTTCCAGCGGGGCCACTCACCGGGATTTGGCGGGCAAGAACATCCTTACGCAGGATGGTGAGCGATTCACGTTCATCGACCTTGACGCCGTGACTCTGGACGGAGCTTACACAGAAGAGGCCCGGTTGCGAGCCCATATCCAGCTTTACGATTCGTTCAATGATCGTTGGAGCGACCACGTGCTGAAGCCATTCTTGATGCATATGTTGCCCGATCCCCACGGAATCGACTCCTGGTTCGAGCGGGTGAAGGCCGGTCAGAAGAGCCGCCGCGCGCGCACGGAAGCCATTTGGCGGGAGCAGGGCAAGCTATGA